The Pelodiscus sinensis isolate JC-2024 chromosome 30, ASM4963464v1, whole genome shotgun sequence genome has a window encoding:
- the LOC102463938 gene encoding olfactory receptor 10A4-like: MAYSESDPGENRTISNEFILVGLSYLNELQIFLFLLHLVLYLLALMGNLLVILLIKHNPSLHIPMYFFLLNLSFLGICFTNSIFPQLLAHFLVEEKTISFMGFMAQLYIFTTMGLTKCCLLAAMAYNRYVAICHPLYYMAIMSGQACAQLMGASWFIGISVEVAQTMWLFSLPLCGSNHIHHFCDISPLLTIACTDTSKNEIMSSLDSTPSSLSLSPLQTTSSKSDPGENQTISDGFILVGFSYLHELQILLFLVLLVLYLVILMGNLLVILLIKLNSSLHTPMYFFLVNLSFLGICFTTSIFPQLLVHLLVEDKTISLAGCAAQMYVMTIMGLTECCLLAAMAYDRYVAICHPLHYTTIMSGRACAQLMGASWFIGISVEVAQTTWIFSLPFCGSNRIHHFFCDIPPVLKMACADTSKNEIMVLTVTVVFILGPFLLIILSYILIISTIIKLPSAEGRRKAFSTCSSHLMVVTLFYGVALITYLGLRSSSNPDSDQVIVLINITVAPLSNPIIYTLRNKEVKGAFRKTVEKIIFSHSWRKNEN; encoded by the exons ATGGCCTATTCTGAAAGCGACCCTGGCGAGAACCGAACCATCTCCAATGAGTTCATCCTGGTGGGGCTTTCCTACCTTAATGAGCTTCAGATCTTTCTGTTTCTGCTACATCTGGTTCTCTACCTACTTGCCCTGATGGGGAACCTGCTCGTTATCCTCCTGATAAAACACAACCCGTCCCTCCACAtccccatgtatttcttcctacTGAACCTGTCCTTCTTGGGAATCTGCTTCACCAACAGTATTTTCCCACAGCTGCTAGCTCACTTCCTGGTGGAGGAAAAGACCATCTCCTTTATGGGCTTTATGGCCCAGTTGTACATCTTCACAACCATGGGCCTCACAAAATGCTGCCTCCTCGCAGCCATGGCCTACAACCGCTACGTAGCCATCTGCCACCCCTTGTACTACATGGCCATCATGAGTGGCCAGGCATGTGCGCAGCTCATGGGAGCTTCATGGTTCATCGGCATCTCAGTGGAAGTAGCTCAGACCAtgtggctcttcagcctgccccTCTGCGGCTCaaaccacatccaccacttctgcGACATCTCACCATTGTTGACGATAGCCTGCACCGACACATCCAAAAACGAGATCATGTCTTCGCTGG ATTCAACTCCATCGTCTCTTTCTTTGTCACCCCTACAGACGACCAGCTCTAAGAGCGACCCTGGCGAGAACCAGACCATCTCCGATGGGTTCATCCTGGTGGGGTTTTCTTACCTTCATGAGCTGCAAATCCTTCTGTTTCTGGTGCTTCTGGTCCTCTACTTGGTCATCCTGATGGGGAACCTGCTTGTTATCCTCCTGATAAAGCTCAactcctccctccacacccccatgtatttcttcctggtcAACCTGTCCTTCTTGGGAATCTGCTTCACCACCAGTATTTTCCCACAGCTGCTGGTTCACCTCCTGGTGGAGGACAAGACCATCTCCCTTGCTGGCTGCGCAGCCCAGATGTATGTCATGACCATCATGGGCCTCACAGAATGCTGCCTCCTCGcagccatggcctacgaccgctacgtAGCCATCTGCCACCCCTTACACTACACGACCATCATGAGTGGCCGGGCATGTGCGCAGCTCATGGGAGCTTCATGGTTCATCGGCATCTCGGTGGAAGTAGCTCAGACCACATGGATCTTCAGCCTGCCCTTCTGTGGCTCCAATCGCATCCACCACTTCTTCTGCGACATCCCACCAGTGTTGAAGATGGCCTGTGCCGACACATCCAAAAATGAGATCATGGTTTTGACTGTGACAGTTGTGTTCATATTGGGTCCTTTTCTATTGATAATCCTGTCCTACATCCTCATTATCTCCACCATAATCAAGTTGCCGTCGGCAGAGGGGAGgcgtaaagccttctccacctgctcctcccacctcatggtGGTGACGTTGTTCTATGGAGTGGCCCTTATCACCTACCTGGGACTCAGGTCGAGTTCCAATCCAGACAGTGATCAAGTGATTGTCCTAATTAACATAACTGTGGCACCTCTGTCAAATCCCATAATATATACTCTGAGGAACAAAGAGGTAAAGGGAGCCTTTAGGAAAACAGTAGAGAAGATCATCTTTTCCCACAGCTGGAGGAAGAATGAAAACTAG